TCTTTTGCAAAACTCCATTTATATTCTACATCATTAATTATGGTATATGGAAATAAATCACtatcataattttctttataataaGGACAGTTATAattctgttttttttcgtgttttccatttttagaTAGTTCGGAACAGGGTTTCGCTATAATTTCCAGCCCATCAAAAAATGTTCCTTGGCCGTTTATTTGAGAATATAAGCCTACAGTACCCgataaaaatttttcatCTAATGAacttaatattttcatctcatttaatttatcatcgatttcatatatatcaatattaGCATGGCTTgttgttattttatatgtgctccatttattatttattgaaaattCACCATacttttcttttaaaatatctGCATGTccattttctatttttgaTAATCTTCTTACCCCATCTTGATCACaaatatcaaataaataaaaattgaagTCATCTTTAGCTCTAAATGCTATTCCAGCACATCCACTACCTTTACTTAGCACGCTTACCCTTATTTCAAAATCGTAAAAAGTTAACCCTTTTAATTTTGCAAAATACCCTTCCCCTATTTCTCTATTTGATATACTACTCATTTGCCcaatactatttttatgtcCTAAAATTTCTGTATCAACATATCCCCAAACACTAGGTTTATTCTTAATTAATTTAGAATCAAATACATAGAAATAGGAAGAAAAATTCATACtttcataatttaatttaaatgtaCCAAAATTATGCACAATcctttgaattttttttaattctttcaAACGTTCTTTTACCTTTTCcaaatcatttatatattttcctgataaatcatataaatacaatGCTAAATTTTCAGTCaaattgtataaatttattgtaTCATCAATTTgcttttttgataaaatgtCGGCTGGGGCGAATTctttttttgctttttcTATAACCCTTACAGTTTCATCTTGAATAATGGAAATTACTGATGAATCAACTCCATGAATAGcatcaatattttttaacaaatcaTTAATTATTTCGTGTGTTTTGTAACTTTCGTTACTTTCATTATATTCCGCTATTTTTTCCACGTCGTgttcgttttttttaaaattaccTTTTTCAATAAATGATAGTTGCTTGTATTCAAATAAATCGATTGGACAATCTTGAGATAAACTACTTATTCTTATAGTTCTATGATTAATAATACTAGTTTCTTCTTTAatatcttcttttttttcacttgTAATTATGTCTAGTAATGACTCATTTCCTCCCTTATTTAACGATATAGATTCGATTTTATTACTTATTGAACCTTTATAATAATCTAATCCAGATTCAATAGTTACATTAATCAACCCCCCCTGCTTATCTATTACGCCTGCATGTATAGATGCTCTACAAATAGAGCTACTATCAGAATATACCCCATTGCTACCATATACATTAAATTCCTTAAATTTCTCATGATCACATCCTAAAGGGCATAAAGCTactatatttgtatttataattcCATTAAAATCGTCGTCTAATGCTGTGGTATCACACTCTATACTTAAATATTGCATTGAAAAATCATTTTCCGACGAATTTGTTGAACAAACTATTGCAGATATATCTGATGTTTCtaagttaaaaaatttaaaagatcCATCATCATACGATATACCTGCTGTTTGTCTAACACTAGTGCTATTAGGGGATTCTGCTcctttaaaataaattaatgtTGTTAAATCGACGTTAccatttaataaatcatGAAACTTTCCACTACAACTACCATAATTACATGAATAATCATAAGCTAATggtatattaattttaccatttaatataaaacccatttttttcaatgcAAAAATTAAACTATTTAATTGGTCAGTTGATTTTAGTACTAATGGTTCTAAGCCTACTTCAGCACAATGCTTTCTAATATCATCTACtgaatttataatatttgttattaAATGATCTGGAGATTTAGGAGAGTGACCATTCCAAACATATAAAGATGTACTTGAATCCATATCACAATACACTCTTAGAGGTTCAGGTGAACATTTCGGTTTTATCCAATAAAATCCCGACATAGGGACTTCTTGAGCATTTTTAATTACTGAACAATCATTCGCAGGATAAGACGATGAATCACCAGGAGATATACCTAATCGTAATAAATCATTACTATGAATTAAATCTATTGATTCTAAGGAGgtaattttatcatttagtTCAATAACTTGTTCCATTGATGCTTTTAACTTTGTTTCATATTCTTTCTTTTCGTTTAAACATGTTTCAATATTGGGTAACACTTCTTctaattttgataatttatCGCTAATAGAACtcacattttttgaaaCATCATCTTCAagatttattaatttattgcttaaatttttatcaaattcaCTAACATATTCAATAAAATACTTGTCTCTAGCATCATCTGAATTTGCTGCATCTCTACAAAAATTTAACACGCTTTCTAAATTGTTGGCTTGAACTTCTATTGATCTTATtccatataaaaattgacCATCCATTTCTCCATGCTTGGGGTGAGGCTTAATCAttgatattttaatatatcttgtttcaatgttttttaatgaatCTATTGTTATAAAACTTGGGTTAGCTAAATTCTCAGcaacaattttataattatccTTTTCTGTGCtaaaagatataatataatgtaAAGGTGGATACTCCCAAAATACTTTTATTCTGGATACTTctacaaatttatttaagtctataataaaataaactaGGTGCTCATAGTTATCTCCAAATATAGATGATGCCCAAAAACTATTCAGGTTCCCATCTATTGTGTTATCAGCATTATGATCATCATCTAAGATAGAAGTAGCATCAACAGATGCATCTGTATTAAGAAGAATATCATGAATTCCTGGTATATTTCcgtgaatatttttttgagaaATACATAAAGGCTCACCGCCTCTTTGCAATCGAATCTGAGAGTTTGATTCAAATACCCAATTCGATTTACCATCACCGTCTTCTAAAGCTCTTAAACAATCATATAAAACCAGTTTGTTATTTTCTAAGCTATCTACATTTATAACAGATAAACATTTAGGAGGATCACTTAATGCGCTAATAATTTGATTGTTAGAATTTGTTTTCCATAGTTCTCTACCATCTCCACTTGCTAAAGCATTAATACATGAGTCTAAAATCACAGAtgtattatcattatttattaatccTTCTTCTACTTGTAAACACATTTCTTGTTCACTTGTAATTCCagataacaataaaaagtAAGGATTCCCTCCACCAATAATCTTCACTTCTCTTATTCCAAAATATTTGTGAATGGCATTTTTTAACcctatttttattgataTGACCTCTTCcagttttttaaaaaaatatatttcatcaAAAGATGATTCAGTACtcgatatttttttatatggaataacatttttataatgcTCTCCATCAGAAGACACGAATATACTAACTAATTCTGGGCTATATTCCCATGATACTTTTACACCTTTTACAAACCCCTTTGTATTTAAATATCCCGTCCATGTTATTTCTTCATCCTTTAAGTGATTCCCAGCGCTACACCAATAGCTTGGGTTGTTCTGGATTGCTCTTTTAGCATCGTAAAGCGAACTCCCCGATTCCTCTGAAATATATGTAGATGATGCAAAAGAATCAATaaacttataaaaatttgtagCGGATTCTTGTCCCCTTAcaaaacaatttaaaatCGCAGATAATActagataaaataaataatgcatttctattaataaaaaatataaatatatgtatgtgtTAATATTCAATTTGTAGGATAAACTAACGTATGAAACCTTTTTCTATCTgcatatgaaaaaatatatgaataatctagattaatataattcaaaaatacaaaattaaaaaaaatactaaatTGTATCCATCGACAcgtaaaataatataaaaaattgaacATACCAATGAGAAAACaaaagtatatttatatagactgaaaaatatacacatatatactAACTTTAACTGTGTACATTCTTATACAACAGAGAATAAATCAACTCCTTTGcaattttctatatttttcgtattcataaaaatatcactaacccaaatatatacatataaggCTAATGAtggaattaaaaaaaactaataaTCCCATCAtcctttaatttttattttcgtattaattttaatacctttatttatttctttgaatataaataatacttATGCTACTTCGCTAAAAAATAGATAATACATTTCTATATAGAcacaaaatttattatgataggcaagataataataacaatatgtttatatgcATAGTTAATACCGAAATTAAATTGAATTAAAATTagaaatgatatatatataattgctATGTAACTACAAATGTGACCACACAGCTTAATACCATTTGTTTTACAAGCACCTTTGCGTATATACACGTCATATTTGTATacatcaaaaaaaattacacacaatttaatattattgagatttcctttttaacgaaaaaaatgtaggGACCTTCTTCTTATTTTGtgtaaaaacaaaatatatattaaaagtcCTATCGATTATATGCTTAACAATGCGCACTATAAAATGTagctttattattattactgaAGTGTAATTTACGAAAAACTTAAAggcaaatatattaaattgaCGAAAAAATTAcgaattataaatatttgttgaaaaatataaagaaaatataataaaaagaaatataaatgaataagCCCCTATTTATAAaccttttatttttaaatactttttatcaaaattttaaattgatCAATGCAACTGGTGTTTTAACTTCACGTCGTAttgttataataaatacatgaggataaattaaattcagaaataaaataatcaaGCATGATGACTctatataacaaaaaaaaattttcctttttaatatttttaaagcaAATTCAAATGTATAAGGGGTCACCATCAAATTGCGAACAAAATTATCgagaaatattataaaaatttatgaataatatgcatttataaattgtcttttaaataaataaatatatatatatgtattgcCCTTACatttgtataatattaaatacaCTATTTTCGAGATACGtaacaatttattttattttgaaaaaattatttgtgtTTGTAAAatgcttaaaaaaaattatgtattttgaacaattattgtatatataaatttttaatagtacaaaaaaataccGCATCTTTTGCATGCACCTGAGTGAATTTACAACGGAATTTAGTTCGAATATGATCAATAAATACAACATTCTTAAAAATGTCTATATTAATGGCgtaattttgtaaaaaatttatatatgtgtaataaatcaaaatgaagtaaaacatattaaaaaacCAATAAACGCCATTTTATGtaggaaaatattatacctTCACATAtgcaattttatttagttagaaaaaaatcatttatGTTTTGGTAACGCTTTCTTTTTACGtacttttattataaatacatttttattcacgtctctattttatttaattaaagtgtgtctttttaatttttaatgttaCAAATATTCGTATTGGGGTATTTtcctatatttatttgtttagtTCGGTTTTATCTATGTTTTAGCCTATTCATGTCTACCATATTATATCACTCATACATTTCACATATgcaatacataaaaaatgtaatatatttgtgtaaAAATGTGGTATTGCttcatttataaaaatgtttatacaaagcataattttttgtatagAAATAtgttacaaaataaattattacttttttttgatgtaatcatttatttatatgaaataataaaaaaacaataagacccattatttaaaagttaatcaaaaatgaaatttaaaccaaatataaaaaatcttaacgctttcttttttatattatattttgtgcGATTgcttcaaaatataaatgctAAGATAAGCATATCtgattttaattattacaaTGATGTAAATGATATTAGTGTTAGTCTATTAGAAACtgaatatataagtatTCTCAAAATAATAGGTGATGGCACAACTAATacaaattttgaaaatagtTACGACTATTTAATTTCTGATGATGAACAAGACAAAACTTGTAATGTAATCCATAATAAATTAGGAAACGtaattataaagaaaaacatCGATTCAGATATTATATTAGTTcaaaaaacaaatgtaaaaacatatattaaagacaaaaacaatttatggtaattatttttcgaaaacgcttatatatacacattatGTGATccattcatattattaatcattatattcatatatttttatgtacatttgtcaaaatttataaaaatcaaaaaattgCTTCAGttgttttcatttattttaaatattattaaattatcatGCGGaaccaaataaaaattgcaGCTTGAGAATCactttattaatttattggtatattcatttatctGGTCTTTTCTTCTCTTAGCTCCACTATAACTCCCATTAAAGAATCGATATACACCATTcaagaaattaaaaaagagGACGATCATATAAGTGTTGGAGATATAGAGCAATGCAACGATGAAAATATTCGTATATTTAccaattattttgatatacTAAAGGACATCATTGTCTCCGACAGTGAAAAATGTAATCAAATCATAGGACCCacatttgttaaaaaaactaaAGTTTTGAATTGTAGAGGAATCATTGGGCATATAAAagatatacataaattatataatggcacatattatatatgcatgaaagataattatatatcattaataCTTAGTAAGATTATTATTGATAAACCAATTCCTACTAGCACATTTGTTTGCAACTATAGAAATTCAAATTGCTTAATACCAATTAATgctaatatttttagtatCGTACCAATCACAAATGATGAAACTGTAATACTTAAATCAAAATGTGATGATACGAGTTCTCCACATACAAAAACAAATCATAAAGTAGATGGCGAATATTATGTATTCAATTtcgaaaataataaggaaTATTATCTAGAGGtttgcataaaaaatatgtcaaaatatataatcgTGGGatatgtgttttttttagagGCATTTAATCCCATTACCTGCTTCGAAAATTCCCAATGTccaattaaaatatatacaccAAAAgacaaaattaattatattgcaaataatattaaactTGTAAATCTTATATGGTCTAATACTGAATGTAATCAGAATAAATCGACAGACAAAAAGATAAGTAccaatatacaaaaaaatgatgatacTTTGTATATTACTAGTGCTGATCCtatacaaaatgaaaatactttgtgttcaaataataatgaatattatcTTCCTCTATTCACTatacatttaataaaaaatcctGAATATGAAATTCATTACACCATAATAAAAGGTGTAGTTTTTAATACTATGAAGTACTTGTTTGAATACAATAATTATACAGGcccatatataaaatatgaatgcTCCTATAACTTAAATGTTAAagatgaatataataattcgGTAGATAATTCTGATAATGAATTTATACATTCACTTggtaaattaaattttaacaccaatgaaaataatgcCATTACTATGAGGTTATGCTTAAAgcaatataattattatgatataggatttgtaaaaattgaaaaattaacaaacataaaaaatatatcttttaatCCTTTCCTATTTGAGGGTTCCatcttattatataaagataACGTTAACACAAAAATTTCTCGATTCGCAATAAAGGAGCATGAAAATTGCCATTCAGATAAAGggcattttttaatgtctACAGCATATACAGAATATGTCGAAACTCTAAATATTCACAAATATGTGTCAATAAGTGCAAAAGTAAATTACAAAATAGATTCCCAACCCAAATTAGATAAATCGAGATATTATCTATGTATGTGTTCTGACGAAAAactttgtaaaaataataataatctaataaattattacacATACACAAACATTTATATAGATAATGAGACAAAAGACTTAAGTAAAACAgtgtatatatgcaaattattttataaatgtaCATTTACTATCCAATTCAGCTCATCACAAATTTCCGATAAATGGGTATCTAAAGTAGGAAATTCAtgtaatacaaataaaatagtacACATCGGAATTGAtcacaaatataataatgtattaACTGATCATAAATCCAATATAATAGCTCTTGatttcaatatatattataatattaacgAATGGAATAAAAATCTGTTCAATACAAATATAGTTGTTTGCggaaattataataatcaaagttttaatatttatatagaaaatgattatttcttaatatatcataatataccaaatatagaatttgatataat
This DNA window, taken from Plasmodium berghei ANKA genome assembly, chromosome: 13, encodes the following:
- a CDS encoding LCCL domain-containing protein, yielding MHYLFYLVLSAILNCFVRGQESATNFYKFIDSFASSTYISEESGSSLYDAKRAIQNNPSYWCSAGNHLKDEEITWTGYLNTKGFVKGVKVSWEYSPELVSIFVSSDGEHYKNVIPYKKISSTESSFDEIYFFKKLEEVISIKIGLKNAIHKYFGIREVKIIGGGNPYFLLLSGITSEQEMCLQVEEGLINNDNTSVILDSCINALASGDGRELWKTNSNNQIISALSDPPKCLSVINVDSLENNKLVLYDCLRALEDGDGKSNWVFESNSQIRLQRGGEPLCISQKNIHGNIPGIHDILLNTDASVDATSILDDDHNADNTIDGNLNSFWASSIFGDNYEHLVYFIIDLNKFVEVSRIKVFWEYPPLHYIISFSTEKDNYKIVAENLANPSFITIDSLKNIETRYIKISMIKPHPKHGEMDGQFLYGIRSIEVQANNLESVLNFCRDAANSDDARDKYFIEYVSEFDKNLSNKLINLEDDVSKNVSSISDKLSKLEEVLPNIETCLNEKKEYETKLKASMEQVIELNDKITSLESIDLIHSNDLLRLGISPGDSSSYPANDCSVIKNAQEVPMSGFYWIKPKCSPEPLRVYCDMDSSTSLYVWNGHSPKSPDHLITNIINSVDDIRKHCAEVGLEPLVLKSTDQLNSLIFALKKMGFILNGKINIPLAYDYSCNYGSCSGKFHDLLNGNVDLTTLIYFKGAESPNSTSVRQTAGISYDDGSFKFFNLETSDISAIVCSTNSSENDFSMQYLSIECDTTALDDDFNGIINTNIVALCPLGCDHEKFKEFNVYGSNGVYSDSSSICRASIHAGVIDKQGGLINVTIESGLDYYKGSISNKIESISLNKGGNESLLDIITSEKKEDIKEETSIINHRTIRISSLSQDCPIDLFEYKQLSFIEKGNFKKNEHDVEKIAEYNESNESYKTHEIINDLLKNIDAIHGVDSSVISIIQDETVRVIEKAKKEFAPADILSKKQIDDTINLYNLTENLALYLYDLSGKYINDLEKVKERLKELKKIQRIVHNFGTFKLNYESMNFSSYFYVFDSKLIKNKPSVWGYVDTEILGHKNSIGQMSSISNREIGEGYFAKLKGLTFYDFEIRVSVLSKGSGCAGIAFRAKDDFNFYLFDICDQDGVRRLSKIENGHADILKEKYGEFSINNKWSTYKITTSHANIDIYEIDDKLNEMKILSSLDEKFLSGTVGLYSQINGQGTFFDGLEIIAKPCSELSKNGKHEKKQNYNCPYYKENYDSDLFPYTIINDVEYKWSFAKEDDNDYLLCKKIENIDNESNGNYKNGKLYDTIALLKQRKCYDGILNFDMNYSLSKENKNLDRNKPHIYILFNFVNENNFNSLEIRQDSLKLTSYKDSKSITLSEFSDHEKITKTLEQDEWLHVSVKFDKLKFKAVVSNNNGYEIELDANNIDTDLIDLGNVGFRVNNFDEVKFDSITLSSNVLNSNESFIESTTKTWGTCEESIHVLNRRSSCETDMHPNQKKEKHINCIKNFCEECCLHHTKMLDSNERKQCEKHCKRNDGLAEKMQKLFEKFINKCVSLEENKDYENCDDNDLNCRSKTCILCCEKNGVIDSDDIEEVSFHKSKDIQKEETIECQFQCKVTHGITE